In a single window of the Sander lucioperca isolate FBNREF2018 chromosome 19, SLUC_FBN_1.2, whole genome shotgun sequence genome:
- the LOC116045377 gene encoding heterogeneous nuclear ribonucleoprotein Q-like isoform X1, giving the protein MMSGDMATDHVNGNGTEEPMDTTTEAEVTRSEHFPALLEAGLPQNVAEKLDELYVAGLVAHSDLDERALEALKEFNEDGALQVLLQFKESDLSHVQNKSAFLCGVMKTYRQREKQGTKVSDSTKGPDEAKIKELLDRTNYTLDVTTGQRKYGGPPPESVYTGAQPNVGTEIFVGKIPRDLFEDELVPLFEKAGPIWDLRLMMDPLSGLNRGYAFVTFCTKEAAQEAVKLCNNHEIRPGKHIGVCISVANNRLFVGSIPKSKTKEQIVEEFGKVTEGLSDVILYHQPDDKKKNRGFCFLEYEDHKTAAQARRRLMSGKVKVWGNVVTVEWADPIEDPDPEVMAKVKVLFVRNLANGVTEEILETSFSEFGKLERVKKLKDYAFIHFEERDGAVKALEEMNGKELEGEPIEIVFAKPPDQKRKERKQQRQAAKTQMYDDYYYYPPPSHMPPPVRGRGRGGNRGGYAAYPPDYYGYEDYYDYYGYDYHNYRGGYDDPYYGYDDFQAPSRGRGGNRGSRGGSSPARGRGGVGAPRGRANFSQRGGPGPGRGVRGARGGVPPRGRGGVRGARGGRGGNVGGKRKADGYNQPDSKRRQTNNQNWGSQPIAQQPLQGGDHSGNYSGYKSDNQEFYQDSFGQQWK; this is encoded by the exons ATG ATGTCTGGAGACATGGCCACAGATCATGTAAACGGGAATGGTACGGAGGAACCAATGGACACTACCACAGAGGCAGAGGTGACCCGCTCAGAACACTTCCCAGCTTTACTGGAGGCTGGTTTACCTCAAAATGTTGCTGAGAAGCTGGATGAACTCTACGTAGCAG GCCTGGTAGCACACAGTGACCTAGACGAAAGGGCTCTTGAAGCTTTGAAAGAATTCAACGAGGACGGAGCCCTGCAAGTGCTGCTCCAGTTCAAAGAGAGTGATCTGTCACATGTGCAA AACAAAAGTGCCTTTCTCTGTGGGGTGATGAAGACTTACAGGCAGAGGGAGAAACAAGGGACGAAAGTTTCAGACTCCACTAAAGGACCAGATGAGGCCAAAATCAAGGAACTCCTGGACAGAACCAACTACACACTCGATGTAACAACAGGCCAACGAAAGTATGGCGGCCCCCCACCGGAGTCTGTTTACACGGGCGCCCAACCCAACGTTGGAACAGAG ATTTTTGTCGGGAAGATTCCCCGCGACTTGTTTGAAGACGAGCTGGTTCCCCTCTTTGAGAAGGCTGGACCTATCTGGGACCTGAGGTTAATGATGGACCCACTCAGTGGCCTGAACAGGGGCTACGCCTTCGTCACGTTCTGCACTAAAGAAGCCGCCCAGGAGGCTGTGAAGCTG TGCAATAATCATGAGATCCGCCCTGGAAAGCACATTGGGGTGTGTATATCTGTAGCCAACAACAGGCTATTCGTTGGATCCATTCCCAAAAGTAAAACAAAGGAGCAGATTGTTGAAGAGTTTGGTAAAGTCACAG AGGGCCTCAGTGATGTCATACTGTACCATCAACCCGacgacaaaaagaagaaccGAGGCTTCTGCTTCCTGGAGTACGAAGACCACAAAACGGCCGCTCAGGCTCGCCGCCGGCTAATGAGCGGCAAGGTGAAGGTTTGGGGCAACGTGGTGACGGTGGAGTGGGCCGATCCGATCGAAGATCCCGACCCAGAAGTCATGGCAAAG GTGAAGGTTTTATTCGTGAGAAATCTTGCCAATGGGGTCACAGAGGAGATCCTGGAGACGTCCTTCAGTGAGTTTGGAAAACTGGAGCGAGTTAAGAAGCTCAAAGACTACGCCTTCATTCACTTTGAAGAGAGGGACGGTGCAGTGAAG GCGTTggaagaaatgaatgggaaggaGCTGGAGGGAGAGCCGATTGAGATCGTCTTTGCCAAGCCACCGGATCAGAAAAGGAAGGAGCGCAAGCAACAGAGGCAAGCAGCCAAAACACAAAT GTATGATGACTATTACTACTACCCTCCTCCTTCCCACATGCCGCCTCCTGTCAGAGGCCGGGGCAGAGGCGGTAACCGCGGTGGCTATGCCGCGTACCCCCCCGACTACTACGGCTACGAGGACTACTACGACTACTACGGCTATGACTATCACAACTACCGCGGCGGCTACGACGACCCCTACTACGGCTACGACGACTTCCAGGCGCCAAGCCGAGGGCGGGGCGGCAACCGGGGCTCCCGGGGAGGATCCTCACCGGCCAGAGGGCGTGGAGGCGTCGGGGCACCCAGAGGCAGGGCCAACTTCTCCCAGCGGGGCGGGCCCGGACCGGGCCGCGGCGTGCGGGGAGCAAGAGGAGGCGTGCCGCCAAGAGGGCGTGGAGGGGTACGTGGTGCTCGGGGTGGCCGCGGTGGAAATGTAGGAGGAAAGCGCAAAGCTGATGGGTACAACCAGCCAGATTCCAAGCGTCGCCAGACCAATAATCAGAACTGGGGCTCTCAACCCATTGCTCAGCAACCGCTCCAGGGTGGTGATCATTCTGGTAACTATTCCGGTTACAAATCCGACAACCAGGAATTTTATCAGGATTCTTTTGGGCAACAGTGGAAGTAA
- the LOC116045377 gene encoding heterogeneous nuclear ribonucleoprotein Q-like isoform X2, producing MMSGDMATDHVNGNGTEEPMDTTTEAEVTRSEHFPALLEAGLPQNVAEKLDELYVAGLVAHSDLDERALEALKEFNEDGALQVLLQFKESDLSHVQNKSAFLCGVMKTYRQREKQGTKVSDSTKGPDEAKIKELLDRTNYTLDVTTGQRKYGGPPPESVYTGAQPNVGTEIFVGKIPRDLFEDELVPLFEKAGPIWDLRLMMDPLSGLNRGYAFVTFCTKEAAQEAVKLCNNHEIRPGKHIGVCISVANNRLFVGSIPKSKTKEQIVEEFGKVTEGLSDVILYHQPDDKKKNRGFCFLEYEDHKTAAQARRRLMSGKVKVWGNVVTVEWADPIEDPDPEVMAKVKVLFVRNLANGVTEEILETSFSEFGKLERVKKLKDYAFIHFEERDGAVKALEEMNGKELEGEPIEIVFAKPPDQKRKERKQQRYDDYYYYPPPSHMPPPVRGRGRGGNRGGYAAYPPDYYGYEDYYDYYGYDYHNYRGGYDDPYYGYDDFQAPSRGRGGNRGSRGGSSPARGRGGVGAPRGRANFSQRGGPGPGRGVRGARGGVPPRGRGGVRGARGGRGGNVGGKRKADGYNQPDSKRRQTNNQNWGSQPIAQQPLQGGDHSGNYSGYKSDNQEFYQDSFGQQWK from the exons ATG ATGTCTGGAGACATGGCCACAGATCATGTAAACGGGAATGGTACGGAGGAACCAATGGACACTACCACAGAGGCAGAGGTGACCCGCTCAGAACACTTCCCAGCTTTACTGGAGGCTGGTTTACCTCAAAATGTTGCTGAGAAGCTGGATGAACTCTACGTAGCAG GCCTGGTAGCACACAGTGACCTAGACGAAAGGGCTCTTGAAGCTTTGAAAGAATTCAACGAGGACGGAGCCCTGCAAGTGCTGCTCCAGTTCAAAGAGAGTGATCTGTCACATGTGCAA AACAAAAGTGCCTTTCTCTGTGGGGTGATGAAGACTTACAGGCAGAGGGAGAAACAAGGGACGAAAGTTTCAGACTCCACTAAAGGACCAGATGAGGCCAAAATCAAGGAACTCCTGGACAGAACCAACTACACACTCGATGTAACAACAGGCCAACGAAAGTATGGCGGCCCCCCACCGGAGTCTGTTTACACGGGCGCCCAACCCAACGTTGGAACAGAG ATTTTTGTCGGGAAGATTCCCCGCGACTTGTTTGAAGACGAGCTGGTTCCCCTCTTTGAGAAGGCTGGACCTATCTGGGACCTGAGGTTAATGATGGACCCACTCAGTGGCCTGAACAGGGGCTACGCCTTCGTCACGTTCTGCACTAAAGAAGCCGCCCAGGAGGCTGTGAAGCTG TGCAATAATCATGAGATCCGCCCTGGAAAGCACATTGGGGTGTGTATATCTGTAGCCAACAACAGGCTATTCGTTGGATCCATTCCCAAAAGTAAAACAAAGGAGCAGATTGTTGAAGAGTTTGGTAAAGTCACAG AGGGCCTCAGTGATGTCATACTGTACCATCAACCCGacgacaaaaagaagaaccGAGGCTTCTGCTTCCTGGAGTACGAAGACCACAAAACGGCCGCTCAGGCTCGCCGCCGGCTAATGAGCGGCAAGGTGAAGGTTTGGGGCAACGTGGTGACGGTGGAGTGGGCCGATCCGATCGAAGATCCCGACCCAGAAGTCATGGCAAAG GTGAAGGTTTTATTCGTGAGAAATCTTGCCAATGGGGTCACAGAGGAGATCCTGGAGACGTCCTTCAGTGAGTTTGGAAAACTGGAGCGAGTTAAGAAGCTCAAAGACTACGCCTTCATTCACTTTGAAGAGAGGGACGGTGCAGTGAAG GCGTTggaagaaatgaatgggaaggaGCTGGAGGGAGAGCCGATTGAGATCGTCTTTGCCAAGCCACCGGATCAGAAAAGGAAGGAGCGCAAGCAACAGAG GTATGATGACTATTACTACTACCCTCCTCCTTCCCACATGCCGCCTCCTGTCAGAGGCCGGGGCAGAGGCGGTAACCGCGGTGGCTATGCCGCGTACCCCCCCGACTACTACGGCTACGAGGACTACTACGACTACTACGGCTATGACTATCACAACTACCGCGGCGGCTACGACGACCCCTACTACGGCTACGACGACTTCCAGGCGCCAAGCCGAGGGCGGGGCGGCAACCGGGGCTCCCGGGGAGGATCCTCACCGGCCAGAGGGCGTGGAGGCGTCGGGGCACCCAGAGGCAGGGCCAACTTCTCCCAGCGGGGCGGGCCCGGACCGGGCCGCGGCGTGCGGGGAGCAAGAGGAGGCGTGCCGCCAAGAGGGCGTGGAGGGGTACGTGGTGCTCGGGGTGGCCGCGGTGGAAATGTAGGAGGAAAGCGCAAAGCTGATGGGTACAACCAGCCAGATTCCAAGCGTCGCCAGACCAATAATCAGAACTGGGGCTCTCAACCCATTGCTCAGCAACCGCTCCAGGGTGGTGATCATTCTGGTAACTATTCCGGTTACAAATCCGACAACCAGGAATTTTATCAGGATTCTTTTGGGCAACAGTGGAAGTAA